Proteins from a genomic interval of Marmota flaviventris isolate mMarFla1 chromosome 8, mMarFla1.hap1, whole genome shotgun sequence:
- the Pofut2 gene encoding GDP-fucose protein O-fucosyltransferase 2 produces the protein MAALAVVSLLLGAASWPPVSASGEEFWPGQSAADILSRAASRRRYLLYDVNPMEGFNLRRDVYIRIASLLKTLLKTEEWVLVLPPWGRLYHWQSPDILQDRIPWSEFFDLPSLNKNIPVIEYEHFIEESGGPFIDQVYVLQGYAEGWKEGSWEEKVDQRPCLEPLLYSQDKHEYYRGWFWGYEETRGLNVSCLSIQGSASTIAPVLLKNTSARSVMLDRAENFLHDHYGGKDYWDTRRSMVFAKHLRVVGDSFRRRFLNSTDATDRIPFEEDWTKMKVEPGSSLGGPYLAVHLRRKDFIWGHRKDVPSLEGAVRKIRSLMKTHRLHTVFVATDAIRTEYEELKKLLPKMVTFEPSWEELELYKDGGVAIIDQWICSHARFFIGTSVSTFSFRIHEEREILGLDPKTTYNRFCGDQEKACEQPSHWEIAY, from the exons ATGGCGGCGCTGGCGGTCGTCTCCCTCCTGCTCGGGGCAGCGTCCTGGCCGCCGGTCTCGGCCTCGGGCGAGGAGTTCTGGCCCGGCCAGTCGGCGGCCGACATCCTGTCGCGGGCGGCCTCCCGCAGACG GTACCTTCTGTACGACGTCAACCCCATGGAGGGCTTCAACCTCCGCAGGGATGTCTACATCCGCATCGCCTCCCTGCTGAAGACCCTGCTGAAGACTGAGGAGTGGGTGCTCGTCTTGCCCCCGTGGGGCCGCCTCTatcactggcagagtcctgaTATCCTCCAGGACCGGATTCCTTGGTCTGAGTTTTTTGATCTTCCAAGTCTCAATAAAAACATCCCGGTCATTGAGTATGAGCACTTCATTGAAG AGTCCGGTGGGCCCTTCATTGACCAGGTGTATGTCCTGCAAGGGTATGCGGAAGGGTGGAAGGAGGGCTCCTGGGAGGAGAAGGTGGACCAGCGGCCGTGCCTGGAGCCCCTGCTGTACTCGCAGGACAAGCACGAGTACTACAG GGGATGGTTTTGGGGTTACGAAGAAACCAGGGGTTTGAACGTCTCCTGTCTGTCCATTCAAGGATCAGCGTCCACCATAGCACCTGTGCTCCTGAAAAACACTTCAGCCCG GTCCGTGATGCTGGACAGAGCGGAGAACTTCCTTCATGACCATTACGGGGGGAAGGACTACTGGGAT ACCCGCCGGAGCATGGTGTTCGCCAAACACCTGCGGGTGGTGGGCGACAGCTTCAGAAGGAGGTTCCTCAACTCCACCGACGCCACGGACAGGATCCCGTTTGAGGAGGACTGGACGAAGATGAAG GTGGAGCCCGGCTCTTCACTGGGGGGCCCCTACCTCGCAGTCCACCTGAGAAGAAAGGACTTCATCTGGGGGCACCGGAAGGACGTGCCCAGCCTGGAGGGGGCCGTGAGGAAGATCCGCAGCCTCATGAAGACCCACCGGCTGCATACGGTGTTCGTGGCCACGGACGCCATCAGGACGG AGTACGAGGAGCTGAAAAAGCTGCTCCCCAAGATGGTGACCTTTGAGCCCAGCTGGGAGGAGCTGGAGCTGTACAAGGACGGGGGCGTCGCCATCATCGACCAGTGGATCTGCTCACACGCCAG GTTTTTCATCGGCACCTCGGTCTCCACGTTCTCTTTCCGGATCCACGAGGAAAGGGAAATCCTGGGGTTGGACCCCAAGACGACCTACAACCGCTTCTGTGGAGACCAGGAGAAGGCGTGTGAGCAGCCCAGCCACTGGGAGATCGCCTACTGA